A window from Hymenobacter volaticus encodes these proteins:
- a CDS encoding polynucleotide kinase-phosphatase — protein sequence MPLTTLKLPELSLVLLIGTSGAGKSTFARRLFKSTEIVSSDHCRALVADNENDQAATPDAFALLHYLVGVRLKRGLLTVVDATNVQPEARKTLVQLARDYHVLPTAVILDVPDHIAESRNRARDERKHMGRHVVPQQRIQLRRSLKTLKHEGFRQVYHLNGPEEIDAVQTVVRDPLYNNRKQETGPFDIIGDVHGCYDELVQLLANLGYSVEAEPVQDARDLGVRVTAPAGRRVIFLGDLVDRGPASPAVLRLVMRMVQDGVALCVPGNHDIKLLRHLNGKKVNEQHGFAETLAQLATESDTFKSQVRQFLDDLVSHYVLDGGKLVVAHAGLREDMQGRGSGAVRSFALFGETTGEIDEFGLPVRYNWALEYRGRAMVVYGHTPVPESEWLNNTIDIDTGCVFGGQLTALRYPERELVAVPAARVYCAPARPLNYLRLQHEQATANAQTTSDLTAQQQHDDLLDIRDVIGKQIIRPRLLPSVTIREENAIAALEVMSRFALNPKWLLYLPPTMSPTETSPLPDLLEHPTEAFDYYRKMGVERVVCEEKHMGSRVVVVLARDEDAARRRFGVVGEGPGKCYTRTGRNFFTDPNLESAFLTKLQEALTGAGFWEKHQTDWLCLDAELLPWSAKAQDLIKNQYAAVAAAASAALPLAEAALEQAAARNLDGLEALLARTTARRTAADHYAEAYRRYCWPVESLADLRLAPFHLLATEGHTYFDKDHAWHMETLRALSVQDPGLLRATPYRVVATQQPAEVEAAIQWWTDLTAAGGEGMVVKPYDFIPKGSKTLVQPALKCRGREYLRIIYGPDYLLPGNLERLKERAVKAKRNLALREFALGVESLERFVAGAPLREVHQCVFGVLALESEAVDPRL from the coding sequence ATGCCTCTAACTACCCTCAAGCTCCCCGAACTTTCCCTGGTCCTGCTCATTGGCACGTCGGGGGCGGGTAAGAGCACGTTTGCCCGGCGTCTGTTCAAGTCCACCGAAATCGTATCGTCGGACCATTGCCGGGCGCTGGTGGCGGACAATGAGAACGACCAAGCGGCCACGCCCGACGCGTTTGCGTTGTTGCATTACCTAGTGGGTGTACGCCTGAAGCGCGGCTTGCTCACGGTGGTGGACGCTACCAACGTGCAGCCCGAAGCCCGCAAGACCCTAGTGCAGCTGGCCCGCGACTACCACGTGCTGCCCACTGCTGTCATCCTCGACGTGCCCGACCACATAGCTGAGAGCCGCAACCGCGCCCGCGACGAGCGCAAGCATATGGGTCGGCACGTGGTACCACAGCAGCGTATACAGTTGCGCCGGAGCCTCAAAACGCTCAAGCACGAAGGCTTCCGCCAGGTCTACCACCTGAATGGCCCTGAGGAAATCGACGCTGTGCAAACCGTAGTGCGTGACCCGCTCTACAACAACCGCAAGCAGGAAACCGGCCCCTTCGACATCATCGGCGACGTGCACGGTTGCTACGACGAGCTGGTGCAGCTACTCGCCAATCTTGGCTACTCCGTCGAGGCCGAGCCAGTGCAGGATGCCCGTGACTTGGGCGTGCGCGTAACGGCACCGGCCGGCCGACGGGTTATTTTCCTTGGCGACTTAGTCGACCGAGGTCCGGCCTCGCCAGCGGTGCTGCGGCTAGTGATGCGCATGGTGCAGGACGGGGTGGCGCTGTGCGTTCCCGGCAACCACGACATCAAACTGCTGCGCCACCTCAACGGCAAAAAGGTAAACGAACAACATGGTTTCGCCGAGACGCTGGCGCAACTGGCCACCGAGTCGGACACGTTCAAGAGCCAGGTGCGGCAGTTTCTGGATGACCTCGTAAGCCACTATGTGCTCGATGGGGGCAAGTTGGTAGTGGCCCACGCCGGTTTGCGCGAAGACATGCAGGGGCGGGGCTCGGGGGCGGTGCGGTCCTTCGCGCTGTTCGGCGAAACCACCGGCGAGATAGACGAATTTGGCTTGCCGGTGCGCTACAATTGGGCCTTGGAGTACCGCGGCCGGGCCATGGTGGTGTACGGCCACACGCCCGTGCCCGAGTCGGAATGGCTCAACAACACTATTGATATTGATACTGGTTGCGTGTTTGGGGGCCAACTCACGGCCCTGCGCTACCCCGAGCGGGAGTTGGTGGCCGTGCCCGCCGCCCGCGTTTACTGCGCGCCGGCGCGCCCGCTCAATTACCTGCGCCTTCAGCACGAACAAGCAACCGCCAACGCACAAACTACCTCCGACCTCACCGCGCAACAGCAGCACGATGATCTGCTCGACATCCGCGACGTGATTGGCAAGCAAATCATTCGGCCGCGCCTGCTGCCTTCGGTTACGATTCGGGAGGAAAACGCCATTGCTGCTCTGGAGGTGATGAGCCGCTTCGCCCTCAACCCCAAGTGGCTGCTCTACCTGCCGCCCACCATGTCGCCGACGGAAACCAGTCCGCTGCCGGACCTGCTGGAACACCCCACCGAAGCCTTCGACTACTACCGCAAGATGGGCGTGGAGCGCGTAGTGTGCGAGGAAAAGCACATGGGCAGCCGCGTTGTGGTGGTGCTGGCGCGCGACGAGGACGCGGCGCGCCGCCGCTTCGGGGTGGTAGGCGAGGGGCCTGGCAAGTGCTATACTCGCACCGGCCGCAACTTCTTCACCGACCCCAACCTGGAAAGCGCCTTCCTCACCAAGCTGCAAGAGGCCCTAACCGGCGCCGGCTTTTGGGAGAAGCACCAAACTGATTGGCTCTGCCTCGACGCCGAGTTGCTACCGTGGTCGGCTAAGGCGCAAGACCTAATCAAGAACCAGTACGCCGCCGTGGCCGCCGCAGCCAGCGCCGCGCTGCCCTTAGCCGAAGCCGCGCTAGAGCAAGCCGCCGCCCGCAACCTCGATGGCCTTGAGGCCCTGCTGGCTCGCACCACTGCCCGCCGTACCGCCGCCGACCACTACGCCGAAGCCTACCGCCGTTACTGCTGGCCCGTGGAGAGCCTCGCCGATTTGCGGTTGGCACCTTTCCACCTGCTCGCCACCGAGGGCCACACCTACTTCGACAAAGACCACGCTTGGCACATGGAAACCCTGCGTGCGCTCAGCGTCCAGGACCCTGGCCTGCTCCGCGCCACGCCTTACCGCGTCGTTGCCACCCAACAGCCCGCGGAAGTGGAAGCCGCCATCCAGTGGTGGACCGACCTAACGGCTGCCGGCGGCGAAGGCATGGTGGTCAAGCCCTACGACTTTATCCCAAAAGGCTCTAAAACCCTCGTGCAGCCCGCTCTCAAGTGCCGGGGTCGCGAATACCTTCGCATTATCTACGGCCCTGATTATCTGCTGCCCGGCAACCTAGAGCGCCTTAAGGAGCGGGCCGTCAAAGCCAAGCGCAACTTGGCCCTGCGGGAGTTTGCCCTCGGCGTGGAAAGTCTGGAACGGTTCGTAGCCGGTGCCCCTTTGCGCGAGGTGCATCAGTGCGTGTTTGGTGTGCTGGCCTTGGAAAGCGAGGCCGTGGACCCGCGGTTGTAG
- a CDS encoding OmpA family protein: MSQAQLRLNNGKTENKVQLTAEGSFSVPVTPDRAYRAHAQLVSYLPTDSIYTTLAGPYVQDILLQPLTVGTTLRLKNVQFDQGTTRMLAASYATLDQLIAVMKEDPSLLIEIRGHTDNVGPPEKNQILSEQRAAAVRIYLIGLGISEQRITSVGFGGTQPRASNARESTRQLNRRVEFRVTGGR; the protein is encoded by the coding sequence TTGTCCCAGGCTCAGCTACGTCTAAACAATGGCAAAACCGAAAACAAGGTGCAACTCACCGCTGAGGGGTCGTTTTCCGTACCCGTCACCCCCGACCGGGCGTACAGGGCACACGCCCAGCTCGTTAGTTACCTGCCCACCGACAGCATCTATACCACCTTGGCTGGCCCTTACGTGCAGGATATTCTGCTCCAACCCCTCACCGTTGGCACCACGCTCCGCTTGAAAAACGTGCAGTTCGACCAGGGCACGACCCGGATGCTCGCCGCTTCCTACGCCACTCTTGATCAGCTGATAGCCGTCATGAAGGAGGACCCTAGCCTCTTGATCGAAATCCGGGGTCACACCGACAACGTCGGGCCTCCAGAGAAAAATCAGATACTCAGTGAGCAGCGAGCCGCCGCCGTACGAATCTACCTCATTGGCCTTGGTATTTCCGAGCAGCGCATCACGAGTGTAGGCTTTGGTGGCACCCAGCCCCGCGCCAGCAACGCCCGCGAATCCACCCGCCAGCTCAACCGCCGCGTAGAGTTCCGCGTAACGGGCGGGCGGTAG